In Vigna unguiculata cultivar IT97K-499-35 chromosome 3, ASM411807v1, whole genome shotgun sequence, a single genomic region encodes these proteins:
- the LOC114174929 gene encoding ethylene-responsive transcription factor ERF060-like: MAAAIDMYNNCNVVQEFLDPYSEELMKALEPFVKTDYFSVSSDSASSSSSSSSSSSSSDYSLVSSTSYPSTNQIKLNQLTPEQILQIQAQVGLQQHMGYSTQRQNQAQLGPKRVAMKHGGAAAKAAKLYRGVRQRHWGKWVAEIRLPKNRTRLWLGTFDTGEEAALAYDNAAFKLRGEFARLNFPHLRHQGAFVLGEFGDYKPLPSSVDSKLQAICESLAKQEQQKTCCSVEDVKPEVHAAAELALLESDVAQSNVCPEFDNFKVENGNENPLLSSPVSGGESSSPESGVTFLDFSDFSDFSRCNYEWDEMESFGLEKYPSVEIDWAAI, translated from the coding sequence ATGGCAGCCGCTATAGATATGTACAACAACTGCAACGTCGTACAGGAATTCCTAGATCCGTACAGTGAGGAGCTGATGAAAGCACTTGAGCCTTTTGTCAAAACTGATTATTTCTCCGTCTCTTCTGATTCcgcttcttcttcctcttcttcttcttcttcttcttcttcttctgattATTCTCTCGTTTCATCTACTTCGTATCCCTCCACCAACCAAATCAAGCTCAACCAACTCACCCCAGAGCAAATCCTCCAGATTCAGGCGCAGGTTGGGCTTCAGCAGCACATGGGTTATTCAACTCAACGTCAAAACCAAGCCCAGCTGGGTCCAAAACGTGTCGCCATGAAGCACGGTGGCGCGGCGGCGAAAGCCGCGAAGCTGTACCGAGGGGTGCGGCAACGGCATTGGGGGAAGTGGGTCGCCGAGATCAGACTCCCGAAGAACCGCACGCGCCTATGGCTGGGAACATTCGACACCGGAGAAGAAGCGGCGTTGGCGTACGACAACGCAGCGTTTAAGCTCAGAGGCGAGTTCGCGCGCCTCAACTTCCCTCATCTGCGACACCAGGGAGCGTTCGTATTGGGCGAATTCGGAGATTACAAGCCGCTACCTTCTTCCGTCGACTCCAAGCTCCAAGCTATTTGCGAGAGCTTGGCCAAACAAGAACAGCAAAAAACGTGTTGCTCTGTCGAAGACGTGAAGCCCGAGGTCCACGCTGCTGCTGAGCTGGCACTGCTGGAGTCTGACGTGGCGCAATCCAACGTTTGTCCCGAGTTCGACAATTTTAAGGTAGAAAACGGGAACGAGAACCCATTGTTATCATCGCCTGTGTCCGGCGGCGAGTCTTCTTCGCCTGAATCGGGTGTGACTTTCTTGGATTTCTCGGATTTCTCGGATTTCTCACGTTGTAATTATGAGTGGGATGAAATGGAGAGTTTTGGGTTGGAGAAGTACCCTTCGGTGGAGATTGATTGGGCAGCTATATGA